In one window of Osmia lignaria lignaria isolate PbOS001 chromosome 11, iyOsmLign1, whole genome shotgun sequence DNA:
- the uex gene encoding metal transporter uex isoform X1, protein MKLSQCICSMMAQHVIYSSTPAALLLLVFTISNLVNGNAFTEVKVSDSLKVKSVNALITKQSHAREYLSAGPGFLVEILGTGLESNVSLRWSSTPDDCDPNNRLDAILIAHNGSRAIYKFIRIPNFKVTTIYFCLRTISRFGETWTNLGSNLTIKRPVQPEKYFRTRRSNALDNFDDEYKDPSIDEMHTNVFVEGLRIETSEKDPSYREDGIPEILAGSRAVIRLFGFGFTEDTLVAFTDEPANRTDICDKIRSSQFPVKNVKNHTATIDVVLPLGSPFYVCVKQPIYGKESSDRLLFKHQGTASWTTIYTYEKFLPLWLSIVIILLCLSFSALFSGLNLGLMAMDRTELKILCNTGTEKEKQYARTIQPVRNHGNYLLCSILFSNVLVNSIFTILLDDLTSGLVAVICSTLSIVIFGEISPQAICSRHGLCIGAKTIYITKLTMIITFPMSYPISKLLDVLLGEEIGNVYNRERLKELVKVTTGYNDLEKDEVNIIAGALELRKKTVKDVMTKIEDVYMLNYDAILDFETVSEIMKSGFSRIPVYEGTRTNIVTMLYIKDLAFVDPDDNMPLKTLCQFYQNPCNFIFEDVTLDIMFKQFKEGHKGHMAFVQRVNNEGEGDPFYEVIGLVTLEDVIEELIQAEIMDETDVFTDNKSKRRRQARHKIQDFTVFAEKKENQRIHISPQLTLAMFQYLSTTVDAFKPDTISETILRRLLKQDIIYHIKVKSREKARNDPSAVIYQQGKAVDYFVLILEGRVEVTVGKENMMFESGPFTYFGSQALTVNVGIAESPTNTNPQTVGSIQSVNLDSILRYTFVPDYTVRAVTEVFYVKIKRSLYLAAKRATLLERSQKDPIPGSQEQFDDEIEKLLHSLDEDDRSVPESPVLPIDKDKESKKDKEKEKDGVQSPIHSATAPTSPAPVSASPVTHSKFISSFSDHNGKLKNSPMKTMITSPSQGQTNLELNSDILALQEANKIISAKKLIEEEERTNLLPKQEDS, encoded by the exons ATGAAGTTGTCACAGTGCATTTGTTCCATGATGGCGCAACATGTTATTTATTCAAGCACACCGGCAGCCCTTTTGTTACTTGTTTTTACGATATCCAACTTAGTAAACGGTAATGCATTTACAGAAGTGAAAGTATCTGATAGCCTGAAAGTGAAATCAGTGAATGCTTTAATTACAAAGCAATCTCATGCACGAGAGTATCTGTCCGCTGGTCCAGGTTTCCTTGTAGAGATTCTTGGTACCGGCCTCGAGAGCAACGTTTCGTTACGCTGGTCATCTACACCTGACGATTGCGATCCAAACAACAGATTAGACGCAATCTTGATCGCACATAATGGCAGTCGTGCAATATATAAGTTTATTCGAATTCCTAATTTTAAGGTTACCACGATCTATTTCTGTCTGAGAACCATCAGCAGATTCGGCGAAACATGGACCAATCTTGGAAGCAATTTAACTATTAAGCGCCCAGTTCAACCAGA aaaatattttcgtaCACGTCGTTCCAATGCATTAGATAATTTTGATGATGAATACAAAGATCCATCAATTGATGAAATGCATACAAATGTATTTGTTGAGGGATTAAGAATAGAGACTTCAGAGAAGGATCCTAGCTACAGAGAGGATGGTATTCCTGAGATATTAGCTGGAAGTAGGGCTGTTATACGACTATTTGGCTTTGGTTTTACCGAAGATACATTGGTTGCATTCACAGATGAACCGGCAAACAGAACTGATATTTGTGATAAAATTAGAAGCAGTCAATTTCCA gtaaaaaatgtaaaaaatcatACTGCAACTATTGATGTTGTTTTACCGCTTGGTTCACCATTCTATGTGTGTGTAAAACAACCAATATATGGAAAAGAAAGTTCTGACCGTTTGCTTTTTAAACATCAGGGTACTGCATCATGGACTACT atatatacATATGAAAAATTCTTACCACTTTGGCTCAGTATTGTAATTATTCTCTTGTGTCTTAGCTTTTCTGCTTTGTTTTCTGGTTTGAATTTGGGATTAATGGCAATGGATAGAACtgaattaaaaatactttgtaataCTGGAACGGAAAAG GAAAAACAGTATGCAAGAACAATACAGCCAGTGAGAAATCATGGGAATTATTTGTTGTGTTCGATTTTATTTTCGAATGTTTTGGTAAATTCAATCTTTACCATTTTGCTAGATGATCTAACTTCTGGATTAGTTGCTGTTATATGTTCCACCTTGTCTATTGTAATTTTTGGCGAAATTTCACCGCAA GCTATTTGTAGCAGACATGGATTGTGTATTGGAGCAAAGACTATTTATATCACAAAATTAACCATGATAATAACATTTCCGATGAGTTATCCTATTAGCAAACTTCTAGATGTTCTTCTCGGTGAAGAAATCGGCAATGTATATAATCGTGAACGATTGAAAGAACTTGTAaag GTGACGACAGGGTATAATGATTTAGAAAAGGATGAAGTGAATATTATTGCTGGAGCATTAGAACTGCGGAAGAAAACTGTTAAAGATGTAATGACAAAAATTGAAGATGTATACATGTTGAATTATGATGCCATTTTAGATTTTGAAACAGTGTCGGAAATCATGAAATCAG GTTTCTCGCGTATACCAGTATACGAAGGTACAAGGACAAACATCGTAACAATGCTTTATATTAAAGATCTTGCTTTCGTTGATCCAGATGATAATATGCCACTTAAAACTTTGTGCCAATTTTATCAAAATCCGTGCAACTTTATTTTCGAAGAtgttacattagatattatgtttaaacaatttaaagaag GTCATAAAGGTCACATGGCATTTGTGCAAAGAGTAAATAATGAAGGTGAAGGAGATCCATTTTATGAAGTAATAGGATTAGTCACATTGGAGGATGTTATAGAAGAATTGATTCAAGCTGAGATCATGGATGAAACCGATGTATTTA CGGATAATAAAAGTAAACGTAGAAGACAAGCTAGACATAAAATAcaagattttactgtatttgcagagaagaaagaaaatcagCGTATTCATATATCGCCGCAGTTGACATTGGCCATGTTTCAGTACTTATCAACAA CTGTAGATGCATTTAAACCCGATACAATATCAGAAACTATTTTACGCCGTTTACTTAAACAAGACATTATTTATCATATCAAAGTGAAGTCGCGCGAAAAGGCAAGAAATGATCCGTCAGCAGTAATTTATCAACAAGGAAAAGCAGTCGATTATTTTGTCTTGATCTTAGAAGGTCGAGTTGAAGTTACGGTTGGCAAAGAAAATATGATGTTCGAAAGTGGACCATTTACGTATTTTGGTTCTCAGGCGCTCACAGTTAATGTTGGAATCG ctGAATCACCGACCAATACAAATCCTCAAACAGTAGGCAGCATACAATCGGTTAATTTGGATTCGATATTGAGATACACGTTTGTTCCTGATTATACAGTGCGAGCTGTAACCGAAGTGTTTtatgttaaaattaaaagatctTTGTATTTGGCTGCGAAACGAGCAACTCTTCTGGAACGAAGCCAAAAAGATCCCATACCTGGAAGTCAAGAACAATTTGACGACGAAATAGAAAAG tTATTGCATTCTTTGGACGAGGATGATCGCAGCGTACCAGAATCTCCAGTATTACCGATCGATAAGGACAAGGAAAgtaaaaaagataaagaaaaggaaaaagacggCGTACAATCTCCCATTCATAGTGCTACTGCTCCAACTTCACCTGCTCCAGTTAGTGCTAGTCCAGTTAcacattcaaaatttatttcatcgtTCAGTGATCATAAtggcaaattaaaaaattcaccaATGAAG aCAATGATCACGAGTCCGAGTCAAGGACAAACCAACTTGGAGTTAAATTCAGATATTCTTGCTCTCCAAGAAGCAAATAAAATCATATCAGCAAAGAAATTaatcgaagaggaagaaagaacgAATCTCCTGCCTAAGCAAGAAGACTCTTAA
- the uex gene encoding metal transporter uex isoform X2: protein MKLSQCICSMMAQHVIYSSTPAALLLLVFTISNLVNGNAFTEVKVSDSLKVKSVNALITKQSHAREYLSAGPGFLVEILGTGLESNVSLRWSSTPDDCDPNNRLDAILIAHNGSRAIYKFIRIPNFKVTTIYFCLRTISRFGETWTNLGSNLTIKRPVQPEKYFRTRRSNALDNFDDEYKDPSIDEMHTNVFVEGLRIETSEKDPSYREDGIPEILAGSRAVIRLFGFGFTEDTLVAFTDEPANRTDICDKIRSSQFPVKNVKNHTATIDVVLPLGSPFYVCVKQPIYGKESSDRLLFKHQGTASWTTIYTYEKFLPLWLSIVIILLCLSFSALFSGLNLGLMAMDRTELKILCNTGTEKEKQYARTIQPVRNHGNYLLCSILFSNVLVNSIFTILLDDLTSGLVAVICSTLSIVIFGEISPQAICSRHGLCIGAKTIYITKLTMIITFPMSYPISKLLDVLLGEEIGNVYNRERLKELVKVTTGYNDLEKDEVNIIAGALELRKKTVKDVMTKIEDVYMLNYDAILDFETVSEIMKSGFSRIPVYEGTRTNIVTMLYIKDLAFVDPDDNMPLKTLCQFYQNPCNFIFEDVTLDIMFKQFKEGHKGHMAFVQRVNNEGEGDPFYEVIGLVTLEDVIEELIQAEIMDETDVFTDNKSKRRRQARHKIQDFTVFAEKKENQRIHISPQLTLAMFQYLSTTVDAFKPDTISETILRRLLKQDIIYHIKVKSREKARNDPSAVIYQQGKAVDYFVLILEGRVEVTVGKENMMFESGPFTYFGSQALTVNVGIAESPTNTNPQTVGSIQSVNLDSILRYTFVPDYTVRAVTEVFYVKIKRSLYLAAKRATLLERSQKDPIPGSQEQFDDEIEKLLHSLDEDDRSVPESPVLPIDKDKESKKDKEKEKDGVQSPIHSATAPTSPAPTMITSPSQGQTNLELNSDILALQEANKIISAKKLIEEEERTNLLPKQEDS from the exons ATGAAGTTGTCACAGTGCATTTGTTCCATGATGGCGCAACATGTTATTTATTCAAGCACACCGGCAGCCCTTTTGTTACTTGTTTTTACGATATCCAACTTAGTAAACGGTAATGCATTTACAGAAGTGAAAGTATCTGATAGCCTGAAAGTGAAATCAGTGAATGCTTTAATTACAAAGCAATCTCATGCACGAGAGTATCTGTCCGCTGGTCCAGGTTTCCTTGTAGAGATTCTTGGTACCGGCCTCGAGAGCAACGTTTCGTTACGCTGGTCATCTACACCTGACGATTGCGATCCAAACAACAGATTAGACGCAATCTTGATCGCACATAATGGCAGTCGTGCAATATATAAGTTTATTCGAATTCCTAATTTTAAGGTTACCACGATCTATTTCTGTCTGAGAACCATCAGCAGATTCGGCGAAACATGGACCAATCTTGGAAGCAATTTAACTATTAAGCGCCCAGTTCAACCAGA aaaatattttcgtaCACGTCGTTCCAATGCATTAGATAATTTTGATGATGAATACAAAGATCCATCAATTGATGAAATGCATACAAATGTATTTGTTGAGGGATTAAGAATAGAGACTTCAGAGAAGGATCCTAGCTACAGAGAGGATGGTATTCCTGAGATATTAGCTGGAAGTAGGGCTGTTATACGACTATTTGGCTTTGGTTTTACCGAAGATACATTGGTTGCATTCACAGATGAACCGGCAAACAGAACTGATATTTGTGATAAAATTAGAAGCAGTCAATTTCCA gtaaaaaatgtaaaaaatcatACTGCAACTATTGATGTTGTTTTACCGCTTGGTTCACCATTCTATGTGTGTGTAAAACAACCAATATATGGAAAAGAAAGTTCTGACCGTTTGCTTTTTAAACATCAGGGTACTGCATCATGGACTACT atatatacATATGAAAAATTCTTACCACTTTGGCTCAGTATTGTAATTATTCTCTTGTGTCTTAGCTTTTCTGCTTTGTTTTCTGGTTTGAATTTGGGATTAATGGCAATGGATAGAACtgaattaaaaatactttgtaataCTGGAACGGAAAAG GAAAAACAGTATGCAAGAACAATACAGCCAGTGAGAAATCATGGGAATTATTTGTTGTGTTCGATTTTATTTTCGAATGTTTTGGTAAATTCAATCTTTACCATTTTGCTAGATGATCTAACTTCTGGATTAGTTGCTGTTATATGTTCCACCTTGTCTATTGTAATTTTTGGCGAAATTTCACCGCAA GCTATTTGTAGCAGACATGGATTGTGTATTGGAGCAAAGACTATTTATATCACAAAATTAACCATGATAATAACATTTCCGATGAGTTATCCTATTAGCAAACTTCTAGATGTTCTTCTCGGTGAAGAAATCGGCAATGTATATAATCGTGAACGATTGAAAGAACTTGTAaag GTGACGACAGGGTATAATGATTTAGAAAAGGATGAAGTGAATATTATTGCTGGAGCATTAGAACTGCGGAAGAAAACTGTTAAAGATGTAATGACAAAAATTGAAGATGTATACATGTTGAATTATGATGCCATTTTAGATTTTGAAACAGTGTCGGAAATCATGAAATCAG GTTTCTCGCGTATACCAGTATACGAAGGTACAAGGACAAACATCGTAACAATGCTTTATATTAAAGATCTTGCTTTCGTTGATCCAGATGATAATATGCCACTTAAAACTTTGTGCCAATTTTATCAAAATCCGTGCAACTTTATTTTCGAAGAtgttacattagatattatgtttaaacaatttaaagaag GTCATAAAGGTCACATGGCATTTGTGCAAAGAGTAAATAATGAAGGTGAAGGAGATCCATTTTATGAAGTAATAGGATTAGTCACATTGGAGGATGTTATAGAAGAATTGATTCAAGCTGAGATCATGGATGAAACCGATGTATTTA CGGATAATAAAAGTAAACGTAGAAGACAAGCTAGACATAAAATAcaagattttactgtatttgcagagaagaaagaaaatcagCGTATTCATATATCGCCGCAGTTGACATTGGCCATGTTTCAGTACTTATCAACAA CTGTAGATGCATTTAAACCCGATACAATATCAGAAACTATTTTACGCCGTTTACTTAAACAAGACATTATTTATCATATCAAAGTGAAGTCGCGCGAAAAGGCAAGAAATGATCCGTCAGCAGTAATTTATCAACAAGGAAAAGCAGTCGATTATTTTGTCTTGATCTTAGAAGGTCGAGTTGAAGTTACGGTTGGCAAAGAAAATATGATGTTCGAAAGTGGACCATTTACGTATTTTGGTTCTCAGGCGCTCACAGTTAATGTTGGAATCG ctGAATCACCGACCAATACAAATCCTCAAACAGTAGGCAGCATACAATCGGTTAATTTGGATTCGATATTGAGATACACGTTTGTTCCTGATTATACAGTGCGAGCTGTAACCGAAGTGTTTtatgttaaaattaaaagatctTTGTATTTGGCTGCGAAACGAGCAACTCTTCTGGAACGAAGCCAAAAAGATCCCATACCTGGAAGTCAAGAACAATTTGACGACGAAATAGAAAAG tTATTGCATTCTTTGGACGAGGATGATCGCAGCGTACCAGAATCTCCAGTATTACCGATCGATAAGGACAAGGAAAgtaaaaaagataaagaaaaggaaaaagacggCGTACAATCTCCCATTCATAGTGCTACTGCTCCAACTTCACCTGCTCCA aCAATGATCACGAGTCCGAGTCAAGGACAAACCAACTTGGAGTTAAATTCAGATATTCTTGCTCTCCAAGAAGCAAATAAAATCATATCAGCAAAGAAATTaatcgaagaggaagaaagaacgAATCTCCTGCCTAAGCAAGAAGACTCTTAA
- the LOC117610397 gene encoding uncharacterized protein LOC117610397: MSTSTSTYIEQQVTNVIKRFKFEEMESSVMPIFPEISWTNVKSQLVKCHKTFTSINVAQIIKKIVTEINLPEKALKDRLLTLKLIDISWHNKRLMWYGYTFINSNKSTNYFINKDIADNMQNYFDSLNLKIDVRVHTHSGITYVALFTSGKNTRKQKYVSATYLALFIGQKYFFSTRRYVSSDLLNAVIRCMGYMDSKRLKLTGRDLRSLSKLCWRKMEGALNSNIDNTLEYKDAVPNIKKTGIDFTQQKQRKKYSETCFGDNPATLELLVINAPSTPVIHKDIIKELPNENIHATWEFRSHNIPECLTKLIERRVLVTPLPYYISNLMVLGKNEITLDYNN; encoded by the exons ATGTCAACGT cAACTTCTACATATATAGAACAACAAGTGACTAATGTCattaaaagatttaaatttgaagaaatgGAATCATCTGTAATGCCAATTTTTCCAGAAATATCATGGACTAATGTAAAATCTCAGTTGGTCAAATGTCACAAAACATTTACATCAATTAATGTAgcacaaattattaaaaagattgTAACT GAAATAAATCTACCGGAGAAAGCTTTGAAAGACCGTCTActaacattaaaattaattg ACATAAGTTGGCATAATAAACGATTAATGTGGTATGGTTACACATTCATTAATTCTAATAAatctacaaattattttataaacaaagatATTGCAGACAACATGCAAAATTATTTTGACtctctaaatttaaaaattgatgtaaGAGTGCATACGCACAGTGGTATCACATATGTAGCTTTGTTTACAAGTGGAAAGAATACAAGGAAACAAAAGTATGTTAGTGCTACATATCTTGCCTTGTTTATTGGTCAAAAGTATTTCTTTTCTACTAGAAGATACGTTTCATCAGATCTTTTAAATGCAGTAATAAGGTGTATGGGTTATATGGATTCTAAGAGACTTAAATTAACAGGAAGAGATCTTAGATCTTTGAGTAAATTATGTTGGAGGAAAATGGAAGGAGCCTTAAATTCTAATATTGATAACACTTTGGAATATAAAGATGCTGTTCCCAATATTAA AAAAACGGGTATAGATTTTACTCAACAAAAACAACGGAAAAAATACTCGGAAACGTGTTTTGGTGATAATCCTGCTACCCTAGAATTGCTTGTTATAAATGCACCAAGTACACCTGTGATTCACAAAGACATAATAAAAGAATTACCAAATGAAAATATACATGCAAC GTGGGAGTTCCGTAGTCATAATATTCCAGAGTGTTTAACAAAGTTAATAGAACGGCGTGTACTTGTTACACCTCTACCTTATTATATATCAAATCTTATGGTATTAGGAAAGAATGAAATAACGCTAGATTATAATAATTGA
- the Smyd5 gene encoding SET and MYND domain containing, class 5 has translation MNSNDFQIRLINDEKGKGLFALRSFKDGDIILEEKPLVCCQFSWNLEYKYLACDNCLKPLETAEENVRRLTGNSTIILPHIECCETKKDLITECSECGTKYCSTECQNEAYLRYHSTLCLHSKEKDESHPLVQLNETWKQMHYPPESATIMLLARMVALVNQANNKEDILSTFSQFCHRTFNDAHEIAHKLLEEKFIGQIDVLRQMMQKALNTELTEHWFTPDGFRSLLALVGTNGQGIGTSSFSRWVKNVSALELPTEERIYVDKLIDRIYDDMEEVVGSFLDNEGSGLYTLQSAVNHSCVPNAIVEFPYSNNVLVLKAIRNIHPEEEICISYLDEYDLKRSRHSRQAALSSLYLFVCLCSKCLSQANDPDLTSEDEIDDDMSS, from the exons ATGAATTCCAATGACTTTCAGATTAGATTAATTAACGATGAAAAG GGTAAAGGTCTTTTTGCCCTCCGTTCATTTAAAGATGGTGATATAATTTTGGAAGAGAAACCTCTAGTTTGCTGTCAATTTTCATGGAATTTAGAGTATAAATATTTAGCTTGTGACAATTGTTTGAAACCATTAGAAACTGCTGAAGAAAATGTACGCAGATTGACTGGGAATTCAACAATTATTTTACCCCATATTGAATGCTGTGAAACAAAAAAAGATTTGATTACAGAATGTTCTGAATGTGGTACAAAATATTGTAGTACCGAATGTCAGAATGAAGCTTATTTAAG GTATCATAGTACATTATGCTtacattcaaaagaaaaagatgagTCTCATCCACTTGTACAGTTAAATGAAACATGGAAACAAATGCATTATCCACCTGAATCTGCAACAATAATGTTATTAGCTAGAATGGTAGCCCTTGTTAATCAAGCCAACAATAAAGAGGATATTCTTTCAACTTTTTCACAATTTTGTCATCGTACATTTAATGATGCACATGAAATTGCACATAAACTGTTAGAGGAAAAGTTTATTGGTCAAATTGATGTACTCAGACAGATGATGCAAAAAGCTTTAAATACAGAATTGACAGAGCAT tgGTTTACACCAGATGGCTTTAGAAGTCTGTTAGCTCTTGTAGGTACAAATGGTCAAGGAATTGGAACTAGTTCATTTAGTCGTTGGGTTAAAAATGTATCTGCTTTAGAGTTACCAACAGAAGAAAGAATTTATGTTGATAAATTAATAGATCGGATTTACGATGATATGGAAGAAG TGGTAGGTTCTTTCTTAGATAATGAAGGTTCTGGTCTTTATACTCTTCAGTCTGCAGTAAATCACAGTTGTGTACCAAATGCAATTGTAGAATTTCCTTACTCAAACAATGTATTAGTTTTAAAAGCAATACGTAATATTCATCCTGAAGAGGAAATATGTATAAGTTACCTTGATGAATATGATTTAAAAAGAAGCAGACATTCGAGACAAGCAGCTTTAAgttctttatatttatttgtttgcCTTTGCAGTAAGTGTTTATCGCAAGCGAATGATCCAGATTTGACATCGGAAGATGAAATAGACGATGATATGTCcagttga